The Gossypium arboreum isolate Shixiya-1 chromosome 6, ASM2569848v2, whole genome shotgun sequence DNA window CAATCAAACACGATAAATACGAGCAAGTATCTCACACCGTACCACTTGTTATAGGAAGTTTAGCTTCAGAATATGGTGTCAAACCCTCCTTTTTATAAAAATTGACCTGAAAATTGATGGAGGCATTATCGTATTTGCCTGCAGCTTTATTTGCCTCGGCTTCATCAAAAACATCAAAGCGTTTATAATGCCTAGAGATTGCAAATGTAGCATTTTTTCTCCACAAGAACCTGTAAGGAACACTTAAAACAGTTAGTATTAACAAACAACAGGCCCAAACTTCGATCATCGCAGTATTTGTGAGAGTAATCACAAAATGTAACTCCAACAGAACCTGGATAGAATTCTGAAGTACCTCTCAAGAATTTGATAAGGATCAACAATGAGCTCAAGTTTTCCATCAATCCATAAAGAAAAACGAGCATTTGGAAATAGCCTGTGCGTTAGAAGCTTTGGGATCTGTTACAAGCATAACACGAGTCAAAAGGTATCAAGTTGATGCATTATCTCAATTTCTTTCTCTTTGTCTGATGCTCATGGAAGGGATCTAGTAATGAGGATAATATTCATTGTAATCTACTAAAATCTCGATTTCTCTAATTCTGATCTAAACTCGAATGACATTGTGTGTATTTTGAACATTTACCTTTCCATTGCGCCTTCCATCAGTGTAAGGAAGATTATGGGCAACAACAATTCTCCATACTCCGATCTTCTTGCTCTCATCCAAACCACTATTCAGTTTCAAATCAGCCTCTGTTTCTTCATCAACAAACATGTAGAAGCAGATAGTTTGCTTGGAATATTCGCTAATATTCTTTGGCTGTTGTATTATATCAAAAGCTCCTGAAAACGAATCAGGTTATTCAATAAAAATCCATTTGACCCAGACATAGAAACTGAACAATAAGATAACATATAGTACAGTTTCAGATACCAAATATCGCTGATGCAACAACAACTCCATGACATTGCTCCATCTTGAGAAGATCATCATCATTGATGTCGAACCCTGACCCACGGCCAGGTTTGCTTCCTTTGACAAATCTGGCAAATGTACAATGCACATGGATCAAAAGTACTAAATCAGCAAACTAGTAATATGATTCAAAAGATAAAAGAATACCAAACTATATTCATTTTTAaacccttaaaaaaaaaaaaaaaagaagagtaaACCATACCCACAACGCAAATTCATCGACTCTCTTATGTCATATGAATCATCCCGTTGCTTCAAAGTAGGATATCCACCAAAGTCTGAACCTCCAAATTCCTTGTCTTTATTTAAGTTTTCCTCATAAATATATGTTAAATTCTTAAGAATCGGAGAAAATGATGGGACTTTAGGCATCAAAGCAATAGCTTCTTCCACAGGAAGGTAACATACGGGACAAGCTGAATCATCATAAACAACCGAGAAAACTCAAAAAAACTAATCTCAATAAGAGGGCATGAAACTTAGCAATGTCAAAATACTAAATCAAAAACTTACGACGTGGTCCTGTTCTTTTTTTGTCTGCTGGTGGAGGGGGTAAACTGAAAGTGTAGCATGGATGCCCCGGAGGAAGAGTGTAGCCGAGAAAATATGAAGGAGGAGGAGGAGGCATTTTTCTAACTTCAGTTCCTTCAACACTGTCACTGGCAACTAAAGATGTCCAATTGTCTATTTTGACACTTTGCACTTCATATATCAGGGGAAATCCGGAATTATTAATCGGTAAGCTATCGTTCACCTTACGAACATTGTCACTATCCTGGTATTCACCTGAAAACACCCCCATAATCCCTTTGAATTAGCAGCTACAAGTCCAAAACTCAAAAGAGCCAGTAAGTAAGATCTAACATTCATCCAAGtttggaaagaaagaaaaagtcaTTCAATTGAGCATCATTTCCCTCAACAAAAAGTGGGCAGACACAAAATTCTCAGCTCAATTTAGTTCAGTGAGCCAACATCTAGATGCCTAATTCTTAATTCAAACACACTAAACCAAACTTGACAAATAAAATCCAAGTCCAACCACAAGGTAAATACAGTATGTATTCAAACTATCAGagcttgatttttaaaattcactaaCAACAATCCAATAATGAAGAGAAATAAAGGGGGGGGGGGAATGAACGAACCTTTGCCAACATACACGACCCAAACAAAAACAGCAGCAGAGATTACAGAAAGGAGCAACATTCCAACCTTTTTACGCCCAGCAAGCTTACAGATCCAATGAACCAATGTCTCCTTTTCCTTGAAAACTTTAGAAGGCTTACTTCTTGTCGCTAAAGGCACTTGAATTGGCAACAAAACACTGTTTTGAAGCTGTTTATCCAAAGAACCATAACTCCCAGAACGAATCCCCAATGACCCTCCAGTCATTGTCTCCTTTATCAACAACCCCAATTCACTTCTCTCATCAATCTTTACATAAatcaagccaaaaaaaaaaaaattataccttCATTACTTAGAAAACAATTAtacaactcaaaaaaaaaaaaaaaggaagaggaagaagaagaagccgCCAACTCTTGGGGCGGCGCCACACAAATTGAAGTCAAATGCAGTTGGACgatcaaaaaggagtaaatcTGGGATTTCCAGTTTTTGATAGGTTGCCAAAGGTTTTCTGAAATCAAGGGAAGTGGGTTTTTCGATCAAATCTTACAACACAAATTTCGAGTTAATAATAATATCTTTCTTATTACAggcctttattttttttttgtttgtttttatgttttttgatATAGCTGAAATGAGGAAATATCATAGTAATATTATATATGACCCATTTTATGACATGAATGTGAGTAAATCCTAAAGGGTGGAAAAATGGGACGGTAGATGGATTTTataaaattgtaataaaaataaaccCTAATGTAGCGTAAAATTTGAGAATGACATTTGTCAAAAGAATTTTAAAGATGTTAAATAAATGGTTGCTGGTTGGATTAAGAACATCAGACAGCTCTTTGTTAACTAAAAatgtctttttattttctttattaactggaattttattttattttaactatttaatATGTGGATACTTTTgatatacattattattattattattattattattcaaatatgtttaaaatttctttttaaagcAAGAGTACGTATATGCTTCAATCATGTTTAGGGTATTTATTTTAAAGAATGCAATAATTGAGATTTAAATCCTTAAAAATGATGGCATTAAAAGAGTGTAGCAAAAGTTTTAATAATAGCAAAAGTTTATTTATTATTACAGATATTGGAAGTGGGTTCTAATTTCTTTTCTAAGTTTCTATATTTACATTATTCTATTTCTTTAATCATGTTCATTTTAATTCTAATCAAAACCAACCCCACATTCAAATACCaaatcttaatatatatatatatatatatatatatatatatattccttttAGCTTATTAGACTATGtgccaaaattttcattattatttacacaagtttttagatttgttaaagaatataaaacaattatatttgcaaaacttattaaaaataattttatttcttatccTCTCTACTGTTTAAATGAAACCCCACAAAACTACATTTAATCTTTCTTCTTTTTGCTAAACAAGTCAATTTAAACCCACTCAACCCAGTCAATTCAGctaaattacatatatatatatatatatatatatatatatatattctagttTTTCTTTAATAAGTATTCGCttagttttttattttctttaacaaatatatatatttaaccaaATATCCTACATCAATCAAtaatgtaaaaattattaaaattttaataattttaaaaaattatcggGATTGAGTTTTGGACATATTTTGTCCAAATGCAAATAAATCTAGGCAACCATATTTTTATATTCATTCTacacttaatttttaaataaattttatttttttgaatttttaaaatttatttaatattttataatattttgtaaaaattttaattttttaaaattttaaaattacattcAAATTAACCTAAACAAATAATTGTTCAGTTCAAATGATCTTAGACAACTATTTGTCCAACTTCATTCtagaattataatttttaaataatttaaaatatttttatttttgacaaCATGGCACTACGATGGTTTACATGGACCGCCACTCAGCAGCTATTAACGATCACATTAGCATTTTAATGGTCAAAGGTGAATATTGTTGGTCAAAGGGCTTCCTTGATTAATATTAGGCTTAATTGATTTTTGGGTTAATGGCAGAAACACTTCTGTACTTTATCAAATCTTTCAATGCGGTACTTACACTTTCTATTTGTCTAACGTGGTATCTTAACTTTTTATTCCATCTATCTTTATTGCACCTTTGACTAACAATGTTAATTTCTAATACAAGTTGACACATGTTCCAATTATATAGTGCCACTTATCActttttattagatttttttattttaaataataaaaggaaCTTAAATTAAATAACTCATAAGTTATGTTAAAACGaaacaaataaaacaaatataaGACAAAAAACTAACATAATAAAATAACCCAACTATTAAAACTTAAGTTTCATAGGAAAACAAAAATCATATGGTATTTCATATATGGTTAAAGATTGAATTATTGTAAAAGAAAACAATAACACTTTGAACAAGGACAAGCGAGACGATGTCGACGTTGGCCTTCGTGGAGGGTGTGAATATAGCAGGTTCCAGTAGTGGCATTGGTCGGGCAACGAAGAAGGTAAGGAGGAGACCAAAAATACCATTGGATACGGAAGATCCGATGGTGGATGAGAATGGTAGGAAGGTACAATCTTCGGGTGAGCCTAAGGCTTTGTAAAAATCAACATTGTTGGGGAATTCATCGGGGTCGTTTCAAGTTGATAGAATGAAGGAGGATTTCCATCTTCAGGGGGGACGAGACCACAAAGATAGTATAAAGTGTACCATCTATTACTTTCCCTGATCGAGTCCAAAAATATATCGAGAGGAATATGGTGAAAACAATTATCGTCAAACTTCTGGGTAGAAGGATTGGGTTTAATGTTTTACTCAATAAGGTGTCGTCAATGTGGAGCCTTAGGAATCCAATTCAAGTAATGGACTTGGAGAATGACTATTACCTTGTTCGCTTCCAAGATGAAGAGGATTACAACAAGGTGCTTATCGGGGGTCCTTGGGTGATCTTTGGGCAGTATTTAACTGTCTGCCTATGGTTGCCATTCTTCTTTACAATGAAAGATGAATTGGATGCTCAAGTTGTTTGTATAAGACTACTCGGATTACCAGAAGGTTAATATTCGGAGTGTCTTCTCCAGGCTATAGGTCAAAACATTGGATCGGTTACTAAGATTGACAAGCAAGCTAATGCTGTGAGAAGGGGAAGATTTGCTTGTTTGGCTGTGAGTGTTGACCTGAGGAAACCACTAGTGTCCAAAGTTAAGATCAATGAACGTATTCAATGTGTTGAATATGAGTCATTATTGAATGTTTGCTTTAAGCGTGGACTTTATGGACATAATACGGATTGGTGCATGGCAAATAATGAGCCATTGCCGGATTGTCAAGCTAATTGGGGTGCACATACCAATATAGTGGAAGGTCTCCAAAAACAAGTGGAGAAGGAAGCTTTTGAACCTTGGATGTTAATTGAACATTGGCATAGAGGGAAGGGATGCAGCATGGGGTTAGTAAAGACTGACTTATGGCATAACTGTCGTCCGTTCAAGATTCATGGTGCTTAAGGAGGATCAGAAGGAAGATACTATAGATAATTGCGACAGTATTGTAGGAAAAAACCAAGGCAATGATGGTGCGCATGTCAAGGCAAATAAGGTGACTGTATCTGCAGGGGAATCAAAtgccaaaaataataattttcataagaaAATAGTACAAAAAGTCAAAAGGAAAATGTGTGGTAATAGGTAATGGATCCAAACTTGGCGTTACTTTATTAAGGCCTACAAATAGACGTTCGGCTGAATCTTCTAGTGCTGGACAAGTCCAATTTGATAATGGGGCCCAAATAAGCCGAAAAGATCCTATTAAGAAAGATCCTATCAAGGTAGGGGATTTTTAACTTCCAAGAAGGAACGGTCAAAACAAATTTAGACAAAGAAAGGCACAAGGCTGTACGGGTACTAGAAATTGGGTGCAAAAATGGATAAGGAAAATCGTGATTTTTTCTTCGATGAAAATGGTGTCAACCACCATCAAAGACGATATCCAATAGAAGAAGCCACCGGATAAAGCACTAGAGAAGCAGATAACATCAATGGTTGATCTAATGACGACAATAGAAGGAATTGTCAAGGTCATTGAGCAGGGACTGGGAGCTTCGTGTGATGAGAATATGGTTCTATTCGTTGTGGGATGCAATGGATGATGAAGATGAAGTAAGTTGCTGATTAGTGTCggctttttggattttttttattgtttatttctATTCTATTATATAGATACCAAACTATTTTTTTGGAACTGTTAAGGAGCCAGACACCTCCGGTTCTACaaatttttgaatgaatataGAAATAGACTTTTGCCCGGAAATGGTCTGTCTCTTTGAGACAAGAAGGAGATAGGGCTAATGGATTTATTGCAAGAATTGGGTGTCCTAACTCTTTTTGAATTGAGGCTGAAGGTTATGTTGGGAGAATTTGAGTTGTTTggaatgataatgtcttgattgATGTTTTGGAGTTGCATCCTCAATTGATCCACATGAAAATTTGCAATAGGCAAGATTCAACTAGTTTTTTTATGTATGACTGTGTATGCTAGTCCACAATGGGCAAAGAGATGACATCTTTGGAGTTTTTTTGGACTCAATGGCAGAATTAGTTATTGGACCATGGGTTATTGCTGGGGCTTTCAACTTGATCTTAGAGGGTTTAGACAGAATGGGTGGTGCAGATGTCACACAAATTAGATGTCGATGGTTCCAATATTTGATTTTCAACAATTAACTTTGCGAGTTAGGGTTTTATGGACCTCAATTTACGTGGAGTAGAGGTGACTTATCACAACACCTAGACAGCGTTGTGTGTAACTCGTACTGGGAGTCGTTTGCGCCTCCGTCACTTACATCGCCTAAAATTTGATCACAAGTCGATTTTAGTCTCACTTTGTGTATTATATGAGAGAATCCACCGGTCGTTTCGCTGTTTAGCTCATTGGATGATGCATGCAGAGTTTAATGATATTATTAAGGGGTGTCGGAAAAATAATATGAAAGTGATTGAGAAGTTGGATAATTTTCAGAAAGTTGCTtaagattggaacaaatgcatCTATGGGAACATTTTTGTACGTAAACATAAGTTGATTTTAGAGTTGAAGCGAATTCAAAGGATTTTGGAGCTAAGACCATCACTAGGGCTTTGATCTCAGGAATTTGAAGTTCGTCAGGAGGTTGGGGATGTCTTAAAACATGAGGAATTGTTATGGTTTCAAAATTCGAGAATGATGTGGCTTTCAAATGGTGACAAAAACACAAGGTACTTCCACAGTCGCACTCTAGCAAGGTGGAAAATGAATAAAATCGAGGGGCTAAAATTAGGAATTGGAATCGATTAGTGGTGTTTTGATAATTAGTTGTTGAAACAACATTTGGTGGGATTTTTTAGGGAGCTTTACTCTTTAGAGTATGGTATCTAGAGGGTCTTTCCTTTTCACAATCATTTTTTATCCTTAATAATAGTTTAGAAGGAGAGCCATCTAGTAGCACCTATTGACAAGGAAATTTGAAGATTATTTTTTTGTATGGCACTACTAAAAGGTCCAAGAGTTGATAACTTTCATGCAAAGTTTTTTCAATCATAATGGGATGCTATTGGTAGTTCGATTTATTCTCTTATTCGAAATATTTTGGGAGGGAAACTTCTAGACTCGAATCTGAACAAAACTTTTCGTCTTTTACTTCCTAAAGTTCAGAATCCGGAAAGGATTACACAATTTAGAACAATAAGTTtatgtaattttttatataaGATTGTTACGAAGAAAATTGTGAATAGACTGTAACCACTAATGGTGAAGATTACAAAACAAAACCAAACGAGTTTTTTTACTGACAGATTTATTTCAGATAATATTGTGATTGCACAGGAGGCGGTACACTCTATGAAAAAACTTAAGGGAAGAAAGGCTTGGATGGCTTTGAAGATCGATCTTGAGAAAGCCTACAATCAGGTCAAATGGGATTTCTTAGAGGACACACTTAAGGAATTGGGCCTTCCACCGACTTTGGTAACTATAATTATGAATTGTGTGACTTCATCTTCTTTATAAGTTCTTTGGAATTGTAACGCCCTGAAAAATTTATTTATGTTTCtgtaaatatttaacaaaagtgTGCATCTGtatcagtggttaagtgttttgggagtgtttgagaggtcttaggttcaagcctAACCTTtgccaaattttgttatttttgggatCTAAGCCTTATCTTtggtcagtgggcttatattaaaatgtttgttaattcatatcaaaatgagcttgttagttcgagtggtaagggagttggtgtgttggaggttctGTGTTCGAATCTTTGTACGAGCGTGGATGTTATTTTTGTTTCGATTGTCTGAGAGTGTTTGGATTGAGATAGAATTCTGAAGTGGGTGGTTGGAGATGAGTGAATAGTGGGGAGTTGGGATACTAGGGAGttatcaaatttatttttatcttttgtttTTCCAAAATTCAGTTTTCTCTCTTTAAAGAAAAAATCTACCGTTGGTATACTCTATTCTCTGCGTTTTCTGTCTTTTGACGATTCCTCTCTTTTACTCTTTATTTTCAGTTAATCTAATTTTCAATCGCGATATTTCGACTTTTGGTGTTCTTGGGGATTGGTAAGTTTTGTTAAGTGTCTTTGTTAGATTTCTTGTTTGTTAGTGTGTAGGTTCTTATTAGGGGTTTTAATTTTTGTAAGGTTGTATTGCAGAAGGCGATGTTTCTGTGGATTTCGTTTCAACAGATTGAATTGTGCGTACGGTCGTTTTAGTTAACAGTAAGTGTGTGCGCGTATTGTTAGATTTAGCATTTTTGTGAATGCAATTTGCTAATTAAAGGTGTTCAGTACTTTGATTTTAGGTTTTGGAAGGCTCGAGATAGTTTTCGCATCAAATTGATACCAAGTGTGTACCCGAAATGCAGAAAATGAAGCTTtgacaaaatatgaaaaattacttTGTCATCACCACACGGGTTTGTGGTCGCCCATATGGATGGTCGTGTGCGAGGCATGGGTGTGTGGTCTATGAAGGCATGGTCGTACgtagcacacgaccgtgtggtggcTTGAGTGTAGCCGAATGGCTACACGGGCCAAGTCAAGTTGGGCGTGAAgcttttgggccaggccgtgtagaCCATACAAACAAGGCTAATATGGGTGTGTGGTCCCATACATGTAAGCCACATGGACATGTAAGCCCATAATTCTGAAATATTCTCTAGGGTCGTGTGGGTCGTTCCAttcgactgtggacctaccgtagggtcggtaagggctaattaAACCTCTATCTGTATGCTATGAAATTTTGTTAGACTAATCTGATTAGGATACTAATGTATGCCTGATTATATTGATATACGTGTATTTGTTATTTGTATAAAGCATGTTAGCATGTTTAGTCTGATAAATCTGTATTTGATATCTGCATCTGTTTTGGGGTGGGTTTTATATATATGTGGAGAAAGTGTTCAGTATGGTGATCCTagcctatattctggcagcttggctgtactatatctgatatgtgtcgtaatgacacaatatggtgtgtagggatgggtgggtgtttttaaccccacacgatgtgatgggatggtcgaagTTAGTTTGTAGAGGATAGAGGTAGGACTTTGCATATCTAAATTTGATATCTGATCTGTACATCTGTCTCTGTAACTATATCTGAGATGGGCATAAGCCCGATTCTGTTTCTGATTGTCTGAAATATTTCTGTATGTTTGCTTGTCTAATTCtgctgggttacacactgagtttacgtgaACTCACATCCGTTTATCTGTTCTGTTAAGTAATCCATAGATTTAGAAAGATCGGTGCGACGGAGACACAACGGTGACCACCATATCGTAAAACAGTTAAACTT harbors:
- the LOC108484062 gene encoding probable hexosyltransferase MUCI70 isoform X2; amino-acid sequence: MPPPPPSYFLGYTLPPGHPCYTFSLPPPPADKKRTGPRPCPVCYLPVEEAIALMPKVPSFSPILKNLTYIYEENLNKDKEFGGSDFGGYPTLKQRDDSYDIRESMNLRCGFVKGSKPGRGSGFDINDDDLLKMEQCHGVVVASAIFGAFDIIQQPKNISEYSKQTICFYMFVDEETEADLKLNSGLDESKKIGVWRIVVAHNLPYTDGRRNGKIPKLLTHRLFPNARFSLWIDGKLELIVDPYQILERFLWRKNATFAISRHYKRFDVFDEAEANKAAGKYDNASINFQVNFYKKEGLTPYSEAKLPITSDVPEGCVIIREHVPMSNLFTCLWFNEVDLFTSRDQISFSTVRDKIAAKTNWTLNMFLDCERRNFVVQKYHKDVLAHMAPTTVYPPPQPLRSANKPPGKFAVEISGENIILKAPFRNILPRRGRDKRSDSRRQRKVSNEIISS
- the LOC108484062 gene encoding probable hexosyltransferase MUCI70 isoform X1; protein product: MTGGSLGIRSGSYGSLDKQLQNSVLLPIQVPLATRSKPSKVFKEKETLVHWICKLAGRKKVGMLLLSVISAAVFVWVVYVGKGEYQDSDNVRKVNDSLPINNSGFPLIYEVQSVKIDNWTSLVASDSVEGTEVRKMPPPPPSYFLGYTLPPGHPCYTFSLPPPPADKKRTGPRPCPVCYLPVEEAIALMPKVPSFSPILKNLTYIYEENLNKDKEFGGSDFGGYPTLKQRDDSYDIRESMNLRCGFVKGSKPGRGSGFDINDDDLLKMEQCHGVVVASAIFGAFDIIQQPKNISEYSKQTICFYMFVDEETEADLKLNSGLDESKKIGVWRIVVAHNLPYTDGRRNGKIPKLLTHRLFPNARFSLWIDGKLELIVDPYQILERFLWRKNATFAISRHYKRFDVFDEAEANKAAGKYDNASINFQVNFYKKEGLTPYSEAKLPITSDVPEGCVIIREHVPMSNLFTCLWFNEVDLFTSRDQISFSTVRDKIAAKTNWTLNMFLDCERRNFVVQKYHKDVLAHMAPTTVYPPPQPLRSANKPPGKFAVEISGENIILKAPFRNILPRRGRDKRSDSRRQRKVSNEIISS